One genomic segment of Deltaproteobacteria bacterium includes these proteins:
- the tatA gene encoding twin-arginine translocase TatA/TatE family subunit yields MRLGFGEILVVLALALLFFGPSKLPQLGASLGQAIKGFKKGVSEVEEPESEKKLPPAQP; encoded by the coding sequence ATGAGGCTGGGGTTCGGCGAGATCCTGGTGGTGCTTGCGCTGGCGCTGCTCTTCTTCGGTCCCTCGAAGCTTCCCCAGCTCGGCGCGAGCCTGGGACAAGCGATCAAGGGCTTCAAGAAGGGGGTGAGCGAGGTCGAGGAGCCCGAGTCGGAGAAGAAGCTCCCGCCGGCACAGCCATAG